The proteins below come from a single Minwuia thermotolerans genomic window:
- a CDS encoding MFS transporter produces the protein MFSRLPFFYGWVIVAVAFVTMAVSVSARTSFSLLLPPILDEYGWERAVVAGAFSTGFLMSALFSPIAGRLVDRKGPRLVIQMGALSVGAGMILATQVAEPWQLYLTVGVLVGVGANLMSYTVQSMYLPNWFQRRRGLAISLAFSGVGVGAILVLPAFQQIIVAEGWREACYTLGILTLVLLVPINLLVRKRPQDLGLQPDGRKPAPGETDDGGQRYRIVDPEWVAVEWTLGRAVRTARFWWVALGFFTALVAWYAVQVHQTKYLLEIGFNPIDAAWALGFVAVVAIPGQIALGALSDRIGREGVWALASLGFAITYAALLALKVWPTELLLYVMVFGQGFLGYAYTSVLGPIMAEIFEGPHFGTIFGAMNVAAIGGGAAGPFIAGVIFDATGSYDPAWIFALVCCFVSAFAIWRAAPRKVRSVVTAP, from the coding sequence ATGTTCAGCCGCCTGCCCTTTTTCTACGGCTGGGTCATCGTCGCGGTGGCGTTCGTCACCATGGCGGTGTCCGTCAGCGCCCGGACCTCCTTCTCGCTGCTGCTGCCGCCCATCCTGGACGAGTACGGCTGGGAGCGCGCGGTCGTCGCCGGGGCCTTCTCGACAGGATTCCTGATGTCGGCGCTGTTCAGCCCGATCGCGGGCCGGCTTGTCGACCGGAAGGGACCCCGGCTGGTCATCCAGATGGGCGCCCTGTCGGTCGGCGCCGGCATGATCCTGGCGACGCAGGTCGCCGAACCCTGGCAGCTCTACCTGACCGTCGGCGTGCTGGTTGGCGTCGGTGCGAACCTGATGAGCTACACGGTGCAGTCGATGTACCTGCCGAACTGGTTCCAGCGCCGCCGGGGACTGGCCATCAGCCTGGCCTTCAGCGGCGTCGGAGTCGGCGCGATCCTGGTATTGCCCGCCTTCCAGCAGATCATCGTGGCCGAGGGCTGGCGCGAGGCCTGCTACACGCTCGGCATCCTGACCCTGGTGCTGCTGGTGCCCATCAACCTGCTGGTGCGCAAGCGCCCGCAGGATCTCGGCCTGCAGCCCGACGGGCGCAAGCCCGCGCCCGGCGAGACCGACGACGGCGGCCAGCGCTATCGCATCGTGGATCCCGAATGGGTGGCCGTGGAGTGGACGCTGGGCCGCGCGGTCCGGACGGCGCGGTTCTGGTGGGTCGCGCTCGGATTCTTCACCGCCCTCGTCGCCTGGTACGCGGTACAGGTGCACCAGACAAAGTACCTGCTGGAGATCGGTTTCAACCCCATCGACGCGGCCTGGGCGCTCGGCTTCGTCGCGGTCGTCGCCATTCCCGGTCAGATCGCGCTGGGGGCGCTGTCGGACAGGATCGGCCGCGAAGGCGTCTGGGCGCTCGCCAGCCTTGGTTTCGCCATCACCTACGCGGCCCTGCTGGCGCTGAAAGTGTGGCCGACCGAGCTGCTGCTCTACGTCATGGTCTTCGGCCAGGGCTTTCTGGGTTACGCCTATACGTCCGTACTGGGACCGATCATGGCCGAGATCTTCGAGGGGCCGCATTTCGGCACGATCTTCGGGGCGATGAACGTGGCCGCCATCGGCGGCGGCGCAGCGGGCCCCTTCATCGCCGGCGTGATCTTCGACGCCACCGGCAGCTACGATCCGGCCTGGATATTCGCGCTGGTCTGCTGCTTCGTCAGCGCCTTCGCCATCTGGCGCGCCGCCCCGCGCAAGGTCCGCTCGGTCGTTACCGCCCCTTGA
- a CDS encoding bactofilin family protein, translating into MFSKKQSGQNGNTETGEAKEDAPRLPKTSTPRPAEDLLARRPRPDIPRTPAAPAAASAASEPRAPAHKDETAKEEQSRLLVGEGIKLKGEITNCAELVIEGAVDARVEARRFQVSNNGTFSGECNVEEADIAGQFDGTLNCRGKLIVRSTGKLKGTLRYGDVEIEGGGRVAGEIQEFGAEESRKPVEQPQLKAAGE; encoded by the coding sequence ATGTTCAGCAAGAAGCAGAGTGGCCAGAACGGCAACACCGAAACCGGCGAGGCGAAGGAGGACGCGCCGCGCTTGCCCAAGACGAGCACACCGCGTCCCGCCGAGGACCTGCTCGCCCGGCGGCCGCGGCCCGACATCCCGCGCACGCCGGCCGCACCGGCGGCCGCAAGTGCGGCATCCGAACCCCGCGCGCCGGCGCACAAGGATGAGACGGCGAAGGAAGAGCAGAGCCGGCTGCTGGTCGGCGAGGGGATCAAGCTGAAGGGCGAGATCACGAACTGCGCCGAACTGGTGATCGAGGGGGCCGTCGACGCCCGCGTCGAGGCCAGGCGCTTCCAGGTCAGCAACAACGGCACCTTCTCCGGCGAATGCAATGTCGAGGAGGCCGATATCGCGGGACAGTTCGACGGCACGCTGAACTGCCGCGGCAAGCTGATCGTGCGCAGCACAGGCAAGCTGAAGGGCACGCTGCGCTATGGCGACGTGGAGATCGAGGGCGGCGGCCGCGTCGCCGGCGAGATCCAGGAATTCGGCGCCGAGGAGAGCCGCAAGCCCGTCGAGCAGCCCCAGCTCAAGGCCGCCGGCGAGTAG
- a CDS encoding thiolase family protein, which produces MRDAYIIGSFSTRFQKWPDKSFKDLTREAYLGALADAGMENGDDIEFGWFGNCGMWLHNDQGSIRGQVCFTPLVNEGLFPARVPMINVEGACATASMALHGAWKDILSGQTDVSLALGVEKIWIPDEPEKIQRSFYAGIDNFDADEWMEYYKAAGEEAGKEFETGPNRTVFMDTYAMQACYHMKKHGTTQRQIAAGAAKNHNYGAKNPNAQYQFEMSVDQVMQDRPVSYPLTRAMCSPIGDGAAAAVVVSEDYFQGLPQAVKDRAVKIRANALSGGKYKKLDEPSLSMTAAKKAYSMADLKPDDIQVAEVHDATSFCEVLQVEMMGFCDIGEGGRFIEAGETGPGGKVPVNTSGGLVSKGHPVGATGLSMIYELTTQLRGEAGERQVPDARIALAENGGGVMGFEEAACSVTILERARD; this is translated from the coding sequence ATGCGCGACGCCTACATCATCGGTAGTTTTTCCACACGCTTTCAGAAATGGCCCGACAAGTCCTTCAAGGATCTGACGCGGGAGGCCTATCTGGGCGCTCTGGCCGACGCCGGCATGGAGAACGGCGACGACATCGAGTTCGGCTGGTTCGGCAATTGCGGCATGTGGCTGCACAACGATCAGGGCTCGATTCGCGGCCAGGTCTGCTTCACGCCGCTGGTCAACGAGGGACTGTTCCCCGCCCGCGTGCCGATGATCAACGTGGAAGGCGCCTGCGCCACCGCGTCCATGGCGCTGCACGGGGCCTGGAAGGACATTCTCTCCGGCCAGACCGACGTCAGTCTGGCGCTGGGCGTGGAGAAGATCTGGATCCCCGACGAGCCGGAAAAGATCCAGCGCAGCTTCTACGCCGGCATCGACAATTTCGATGCCGATGAGTGGATGGAATACTACAAGGCGGCGGGCGAAGAGGCCGGCAAGGAATTCGAGACCGGGCCGAACCGTACGGTCTTCATGGACACCTACGCCATGCAGGCCTGCTATCACATGAAGAAGCACGGCACGACACAGCGCCAGATCGCCGCCGGCGCCGCCAAGAACCACAATTACGGGGCGAAGAATCCGAACGCCCAGTACCAGTTCGAGATGTCGGTCGACCAGGTGATGCAGGACCGGCCCGTCAGCTATCCCCTGACCCGGGCCATGTGCTCGCCCATCGGCGACGGCGCGGCGGCGGCGGTCGTGGTCTCGGAGGACTATTTCCAGGGCCTGCCGCAGGCGGTGAAGGACCGGGCGGTGAAGATCCGCGCCAACGCGCTGTCGGGCGGCAAGTACAAGAAGCTCGACGAACCGTCGCTGTCCATGACGGCAGCGAAGAAGGCCTACTCGATGGCCGACCTGAAGCCCGACGACATCCAGGTTGCCGAGGTCCACGACGCCACCAGCTTCTGCGAAGTACTGCAGGTCGAGATGATGGGCTTCTGCGACATCGGCGAGGGCGGCCGCTTCATCGAGGCCGGCGAGACCGGGCCGGGCGGTAAGGTGCCGGTGAACACCTCCGGCGGCCTCGTCTCCAAGGGCCATCCGGTGGGCGCGACGGGCCTGTCGATGATCTACGAACTCACGACCCAGCTGCGCGGCGAGGCCGGCGAGCGGCAGGTGCCCGACGCCCGCATCGCGCTGGCCGAGAACGGCGGCGGCGTCATGGGCTTCGAGGAGGCGGCCTGCTCGGTCACGATCCTGGAACGCGCGCGGGACTGA